TCGCGTCGCGGTCGACGCCCACCGCGTTCAGTACGAGGGCCACGGCGAGCCCTGTCCGGTCCTTGCCCGCCGTGCAGTGCACGAGTACGGCGCCGTCGGCCGGTTCGGCGACCAGCCGGGCGACCTGGGCGAAGGTACTTCCCGCGGAGTCGAGAAGGTCCGCGTACAGCCCGCTCAGCGTCGGGAGGTCGAGCATGCCCGACGCGTCACCGTCCAGCAGCGGCAGTCGTACGGTGCGAGGGTGCGCGGCCGCGGGTGCGGCGGTGGCCTCGCGTTCCGAGCGGAGGTCGATCACCAGGGACACGGAGCGTCGCAGTGCGGCCCTTCCGGGGCCGTCCAGCGCGGCGAGGCCCGCGGAGCGGCACAGCACTCCGGGGCGGAGCGCGGAGTCGACGGCCCTGAGCCCGCCGAGATCACGGTGGTTGACGAGGCTGTCGATCACGACGGTACGGGAGTGGTTCATCGGGTGGCTTCCTTTGTGTGGGCGGCGGTCTGCACCGGGGCGGCCGTGACGTCCTGCACCGGGGCGACGGTGTCCCGCGACGGGTCGGCGGCGGACTCCGGCCCAGGCGTGACGGGGCGGCGCAGGACCGGTCGCAGGCGCGGCAGGATGAGGAGCGAGAGGAAGACGGCGGCCGCGGCGGTCAGATAGAGCGACGTGTAGTTCTGCGGGTGCCCCGACACGGGGTCCGGGCCGCCGATGGCCAGGGCGAAGGGGGCGAGAGCGGGCGCCACCGACTGCGGGATCGTCTTGGCGAGGTTGAAGATGCCGAGGTACTTGCCCTCCTCGCCGACCGGGAGCGTACGCAGGACGAGTGCGAGGTCGATCGAGTAGTAGACGCCCAGGGCGAATCCGGCGACGGCCGTGCTGGCCCAGAAGACCGCGAGGTCGCCGGTGAACGCCTTGAGGAGGAGGGACACCGCCATCGCCACGGCCGCCGTCACGACGAACGGGCCGTAGTTCCCGCGCCGCGCGGCCAGATGGCCGCAGACGAATGCGGCGACGACGTTGAGGAGTGCGGCGAGGAGAGTGGCGAGCGAGCTGAGCGAGACGGCGTGGGACTGCGTCATGCCGAGGCGTTCGATCAAGTAGAAGAGGCCGTACGTCCCGACGATCGTGTATCCGAACTGCATCACGCACCGCTGGGCCCAGGCGAGCGTGAAGGCGGGCACCCGCAGCGGGTTGAAGAGGAACGCCCGGAACACACCACCCGCGCCGCCCCCGTGCGGCGATGCCCGCCGTTCCCGTACGGGGACGTCGGGAACCACGGCACAGACGACCCCGACCAGCACCAGCGACAGCAACGGCATCGCCAGCACGACCACCGGCAGGTTGGTCGCGAACAGCGAGGCCACCAGCATCGCCGGAACGATGCCGAGGAAGCCGAAGGCCCCGAACACCCCGGAAGCCTTGGCCCGTTGCTCTTCGGGAAGCTGGTCCGCGAGCATCGCGTTCAGCGCCGCCAGGACGGCGTTGTAACCGAGCTGCCCGAGGCCCCACGCCAGGGCGAGCCAGCCGGAGGACGGCGCCGCCAGCATCAGTACGGCGCTCAGCGCGCCCACGACGGTGCCGCCGACGATCCACGGCCGACGCCGCCCGAAGCGGGAGCGGGTGCGGTCCGACAAGTGGCCCCATACCGGATTGGACACCAGGGCCGCCACCGCGCCGACGGTGGTCACCAGGGCGAGCGAGGACTCCTTGGTGTCCGGTGCGATCTCCAGCACCTTGAGCGAGAGGGAGAAGGCGAGCGCGGTGGCGATGGGGCCGAGTGCGGCCAGCTCTACCAGCGCGAGGAGGTAGATGCGTGATGTCGGTACGGGCTTCGGCGGGGCGGGCGGGAAGGGGGTCACGGCGGGTTCCTCCGGTCGGGTCGCAGGCTGTGCCGGGTGGCTGGGGGCGGCACTTGCGGTGAGCGTAGGGAGGCTTTCAGGACGCGGAGCTGAACACCTAGTGGCGACTAAGTAATACTTAGTGAAGACTAAGTCTCTTTCCTGGGAGCGGCACCGGTCCGGCCGTAGCGTGCTTGCATGCACACGACCGGTACGCACCGCACGAGCCGCACCCGCCAGGCGGGCCCCCCTGCCTCAACGACCTCTCCTCCCGACCGGGTTGACGGACTCGTCGCCCGGATGACCGTGCCGGAGAAGGCCGGAGCGCTGCTCGCCGCGCGGGTGACGATGAACCCCGACGGCACGCTGTGGGAAGGCGCCGATTCGCAATCCCCGTTCGGCTTCACCCCGACCACCGAACTGCTGCTGGAGCGCCACGTCGGGCACCTGGGGCTGATGAGCATCCCGAGCGTCCCGGCGCTGGCCCGCTGGGGCGAGGAGATCCGGGCGACCACCGCTCGCTCCCGGCTCGGCATACCGGTCACGGTCGGAGCCGACCCGACGCACGGCCGCGTCCGCAACGCCCATGTCGGGCAGAGCGGAGCCGGGTTCAGCATGCTGACCGAGCCGATCGGCCTCGCGGCCACCTGGGACGCCGCTCTGGTCGAGGAGACCGCCCGGATGATGGCCCGCGAGCTGCGCGCGGCCGGTGTCCACATCGCGGTGCACCCCATGGCCGACCTGGCCACCGAACCGCGGTGGGCGCGGGTGGCGGGGACCTTCGGAGAGGACCCCGAGCACACGTCCACGATGATCCGCGCGTTCGTCCGCGGGCTCCAGAGCGGCGGTGCCCACGAACGAGTGCTGGCGACAGCGAAGCACTTCCCCGGCGGCGGGCCCCAACAGAACGGCGAGGACGCCCACTTCGAGCGCGGAGCGCACACCGTGTATCCGGGCAACCGCTTCGACGACCACCTACGGCCGTTCGCCGCCGCGATCGACGAAGGCGTCGCCATGATCATGCCCGGCTACGCCGCCCCCCTCGGCCCCGCCCCTGACCTTGACCTCGAAGAAGTGGGTTTCGCCTTCCAGCGCGGACTGATCACCGACCTGTTGCGTCACCGGCTCGGCTTCGACGGGGTCGTCGTCACCGACTTCAACATCGTCACCGGAATGCGCCTGCCGCGCCTGGGTCTCGAACTGCCCGTCCGGGCCTGGGGGTTGCTGGAACTGCCCCCGGTCGAACGCGTCGCCCGGCTCTTCGACGCCGGTGTCGACCAGTTCGGCGGGGAGGACGACCCGGCGCTCATCCTGGAGGCCCTCGACCGAGGTCTCGTCACGGAGGAGCGCCTCGACACCTCCGTGCGACGCGTCCTGCGGGACAAGGAGCGCCTCGGCCTGCTGGACGACCCGTCAGCCGGTGCTGTCTCGCCCGCCGCCGTCCACCTGCAGGTCGCCACCCGCGAGAGCCTGACGCTCGCCCGCCGGGTGCAGGCCGCGTCCGTGGTGGCCCTCACCGGGCACCCCACCCGCCTCGGCCGGGACGTACGCGTCTACGCGGAAGGAGTCGACCCGCACGTCCTCGCCGCCTACGCGGTACCGGTCGACAACGTCGAGGAGGCCGACCTGGCCGTTCTGCGCCTGGCCGCCCCCTACGACGCCCACCCCGCGGGCTCACTCGAAGCGGCGTTCCACTCCGGAAGCCTGGAGTTCCCGGCGGAGACCGTCCGGCACGTGCAGGCCGTCGCGGCGGCCGTCCCCACCGTCGTCGACGTCTTCCTGGAACGCGCGGCAGTGCTGACGCCCTTCGGCGCCCTTCCAGGAGTCACCCTGATCGGGACCTTCGGAGTCGATGACGAAGTCCTGCTGGACGCCGTCGGCGGCCGGACCGCCGTCGCCGGACGGCTCCCCTTCGACCTGCCCCGCTCGGACGCGGCGGTCGCCGCCGCACGTGAGGACACCCCGTTCGACACCCTCGACCCGGTCTTCCGCTTCGGCCACGGCCTGCGCTGGCCCGCGCGGAACAGGGCGACGACGTAACCCCGCACCGCTGCCAGGACCGGGGGGCTCAGGACTTCTCGACCGGTGCCTGTACGTCGTCGTAGACCCGGGCGGCGGTCAGCAGCCCGTCGGGGCCGCGTCCGCAGACGCCGGTCCCGGCCTGGGGCGGCAGCTCCGACGTGCCCCAGCGCACGCAGTTGTACTCCACGGCGCAACGGGTGCCGCCGTGGGTGACGGTGCGGTGCTGGAGACCGATGCCGCCTCCGGCACTGAAGAACATGGTGAAGAAGGCGGGTAGTTCGTCGGTGCAGCGATGGGTGTACTGGGGCCCGCCGGGCTCGCGGAAGGAGCCGTCGTGGCTGAGGCTGCGCACGATCGGCTCGGTGTCTTGGGCGTCCAGCGCGGTCTGGTAGCGGCCGACGACGTCGCCGGGGTGGACGTCGCCCGCCACGAGCGCCGGGGGTCCGACCTGGTGGTGGCCGGCCAGCGGCCACCACCCGCCGTGCTGGCGATCACCCGGGTGGTGCTGTGGCGCTCGCGCAGCCACGCGCCGCTGCGCTCCACGAAGGTCCGCAGCGTGCGGCGCCCGCGCACCTCGCCTGCGCGGGGGTCGTGCACCACCACGCTGCCGGGACGGGCGGGGTCGATGTCATGGGTGTCGCGGTTGTCCAGGGCGCGGACGAAGTGGGCCACGGGGTCGGCCGAGGCCGCGGCGCGTACCTGCTGGCGCGCGGCTGCGGGTGCGCTGCTGACTTCCGGGAACCATGGCATGCCGGTGTTCCTGTCGTTGCGCGTGAGGGGCGGGCGGCGGACGTTTCGGCTCTAGGCTCGCTGTGGGCCTTCCGCACTCGTGCGCGGCTGGCCGGGGCACCCCCTGCCACTCAACACTGATCACCCACCCGAGGAGTCGTACGTGGATCGGCCGTCCATGGAGTCCGTGCCGGGGCAACCCGAGCAGCAGGCCCTGTTCGGGTGGTCGGAGACGACGGCCCCCGAGCCGGACGCCGCCCCGGCCTTCGCTGACAGCCCGCAGGCCCGTCGGCTGCTCGACGTACGTGAGGTGTACGCCGAACCGGCTGCCCTCGACTCGCCGCGCGGTCGGCAGATCATGGAAAGGCTGCCGGGTGTCCGCGTGACCGAAGTGCCGAGCCACTGGCGCATCCCCTCCCTCCACGGCAACGACGGCAACATCGCGCGCTGGGTCCGGGTCAAGACCGAGACCCTCGTCCTTGGCGTGAAACGCACCCTCGAAACACGCCCCAACGGCAGATCCGCAGACTGGATCGCACCTGGCCCCTCCAACGGCTGCGCCATGGCCTGCGCCTACTGCTACGTCCCCCGCCGCAAGGGATACGCCAACCCCATCACCCTCTTCACCAACATCGAGGCCACCGTCGCCCACATCCGCCGTCACGTTCGCGCCCAGGGCCCCAAGACGGAGCCCAACCAGTGCGACCCGCGGG
This window of the Streptomyces sp. NBC_00237 genome carries:
- a CDS encoding nuclear transport factor 2 family protein, which produces MAARAPQHHPGDRQHGGWWPLAGHHQVGPPALVAGDVHPGDVVGRYQTALDAQDTEPIVRSLSHDGSFREPGGPQYTHRCTDELPAFFTMFFSAGGGIGLQHRTVTHGGTRCAVEYNCVRWGTSELPPQAGTGVCGRGPDGLLTAARVYDDVQAPVEKS
- a CDS encoding tyrosine-protein phosphatase, which produces MNHSRTVVIDSLVNHRDLGGLRAVDSALRPGVLCRSAGLAALDGPGRAALRRSVSLVIDLRSEREATAAPAAAHPRTVRLPLLDGDASGMLDLPTLSGLYADLLDSAGSTFAQVARLVAEPADGAVLVHCTAGKDRTGLAVALVLNAVGVDRDAIVADYALSETHLNGTWADGMMSSVRAMGIEVSPRIEALITRSPAPVMEETLGRLDSRYGGAASYLTAHGLGEETLQQLRRRLLLAVPAGVRGDAPVEAVHG
- a CDS encoding MFS transporter, yielding MTPFPPAPPKPVPTSRIYLLALVELAALGPIATALAFSLSLKVLEIAPDTKESSLALVTTVGAVAALVSNPVWGHLSDRTRSRFGRRRPWIVGGTVVGALSAVLMLAAPSSGWLALAWGLGQLGYNAVLAALNAMLADQLPEEQRAKASGVFGAFGFLGIVPAMLVASLFATNLPVVVLAMPLLSLVLVGVVCAVVPDVPVRERRASPHGGGAGGVFRAFLFNPLRVPAFTLAWAQRCVMQFGYTIVGTYGLFYLIERLGMTQSHAVSLSSLATLLAALLNVVAAFVCGHLAARRGNYGPFVVTAAVAMAVSLLLKAFTGDLAVFWASTAVAGFALGVYYSIDLALVLRTLPVGEEGKYLGIFNLAKTIPQSVAPALAPFALAIGGPDPVSGHPQNYTSLYLTAAAAVFLSLLILPRLRPVLRRPVTPGPESAADPSRDTVAPVQDVTAAPVQTAAHTKEATR
- a CDS encoding glycoside hydrolase family 3 protein gives rise to the protein MHTTGTHRTSRTRQAGPPASTTSPPDRVDGLVARMTVPEKAGALLAARVTMNPDGTLWEGADSQSPFGFTPTTELLLERHVGHLGLMSIPSVPALARWGEEIRATTARSRLGIPVTVGADPTHGRVRNAHVGQSGAGFSMLTEPIGLAATWDAALVEETARMMARELRAAGVHIAVHPMADLATEPRWARVAGTFGEDPEHTSTMIRAFVRGLQSGGAHERVLATAKHFPGGGPQQNGEDAHFERGAHTVYPGNRFDDHLRPFAAAIDEGVAMIMPGYAAPLGPAPDLDLEEVGFAFQRGLITDLLRHRLGFDGVVVTDFNIVTGMRLPRLGLELPVRAWGLLELPPVERVARLFDAGVDQFGGEDDPALILEALDRGLVTEERLDTSVRRVLRDKERLGLLDDPSAGAVSPAAVHLQVATRESLTLARRVQAASVVALTGHPTRLGRDVRVYAEGVDPHVLAAYAVPVDNVEEADLAVLRLAAPYDAHPAGSLEAAFHSGSLEFPAETVRHVQAVAAAVPTVVDVFLERAAVLTPFGALPGVTLIGTFGVDDEVLLDAVGGRTAVAGRLPFDLPRSDAAVAAAREDTPFDTLDPVFRFGHGLRWPARNRATT